TGTCTGGTTGTAGGGCAATTGGGTGAATCTTGGCCCGGTCCTGCAGCAGGGAGCTGGGGTAGAGTTTGGCTCTGTCTGGGTCCAGTGGGCCACCATAGCACTGCTCTAGCAGGTTCTCAGTGCTCCTCAGGCTGTCCTCCAGCTCAGAGCCTCCCCGTGTCTCCACCACTAGCCTCTGCTCCACCGCTGGGTAGTACGCTCGCGGTTTCTGGTAGCAGTGCTCACTGCTGATGTACGAAGCGTTCGAGTCCTGGAAGGATGTTGGGCTCATCTGAACCCTTTTGAGCTTCTCAGAGGGGGCGGAGACTGACGTGGCCCTCAGcgcttctcccccctcccctcggTCGTTGGCTGCAGGTGAAGGGGCCCTGCAGGTCGccatactgcagctcctacccaGCTCCTCCTCCTGCTTCCAGGGCTGGCGCCACAGCTTCAGGTCAGAGTGTGTCTGGGTCCTGTAGAGGATGATAGAGAGAGGTGAGGGCTAATTCACAGCCACTGAAGATGGATCATCCAAGAACCAATCACACCCAAAATGGTGAAACATGACATTTTTGGGAATTATTAGCAGTAACTTTCGTAGTACTCACTGAAGGATGCTCATCTTAAGCTGCAGGCCGTTGAGCACCTCAAATACTTGGTGTACATCACCCAGGAGCTGGTGAGTGGCTGTTATCTTCTTTCCATTCTGGTGGGAGTAGTTCTCATCCAGGAAAGACAGGCCATACATGTGACCACTACTCAGCCAATCCCTGTCGTACCAGTAACGCTGGCTCTGTCTCTGGACTGAGAGAACAGGCAAGATACACATTCATGTACACTGTCAAAGAACAGAAACCCATAGGAGATCTAATACTAGATTGAGGTGTTTATAGTGTGCTTACCTGGTGGGTCTCTGCAAATGTAGCAGTTATATGTGTCAGGTACATTGTGCTCGAAGAGGCCCATACAGGTGCCATGCTGCCAGCACAGACATTCATCACACTAGGAGATGGACAGGACATGGTCACTTCACATATTATTCAAATGGCTAACACACGTGAAAAACAAAAAGCAACAAAACAGTGTTGTTTTAAAGGTTATTCTGTGTCTAACGTCAGATCCCGGTGAGCCTCACCTGAATCATGAAAtcattctcctcctccacctcacaGACGCAGCGCACTATGTCAGAGCCCTTGGTCACCATGGATACATTCTGTTCTGACATGGGAGTGGTCACATCCAGCTCCGCCTCCATGTACTCATCACTCCACTCAGCGctgactgttgaccaatcactttCATCTATTCATAGGGTCGAAAGGAAAACCATGTTTAGTTGACACTATTGTCTGATGTTGAGTGGGCAAAAAGTGgaccaaaaaaaaaaatgccAAGCATCTGCATTTTGACACTCAGGCTAACATTTACAGATTTACATATTACAAGATTTTAAATTAGCTGATTATTATAGGACAACACCAATGCCCTAAAACATGCTGATACCACTTCAAGCCTGagtggagaggaaggagaaggattGTGAATAATAGCTAACCTGAATAAAGCAAAAAGGACAGAGTGAGAAGTATAAAGAAGATGTAAGGTCTTGGTACCCACCGTCCTCTTGCACCTgatctgtgatgtgttctgggcTTGAGTCGTAAGATAACTTGTGTTTGTGCGAGAGGGGGAATTTGGATACCAGATTCGGATTGGACTGAGTAGAGTTAAATAAGGAGATGCCTATGTTCTCCTCACCATTCGTATTCTCTGTCAGGGGGAAAGCATATGCAGGTTTGAGACTGGGTCAGTACATTCAAAGCGCGTGTGGAATACTGAAGAATCTGGAACATTAACTGAGCAttacatacaaaatatattttattgttagAATTTGGCCTGATTTCTAAAGGCAGATGGACATTGGCAAATCAGATTCCACTAAAGACGTATTGTCAACTGATAAAGGCAGACTCCAGACACTCATTCTGTCAATATCATCTTACCTGACTTTGACCTCCCTTTCTTCTTCCTTTTCTTCTGTTTATTGAGGAAGTCTCTTTCCGTCTTCTCTCTAATCTTTTCCCCTGAAGTAAACAAAAGGACTGAGTCAGCAAACAAGGGATATAAAAAGTAGTTCAACACCCAAGTTGATATTCTCAGTCAAGAATGATGGTAAAATTGGTGTTAAAATGTCCCTCACCTGTTTCACTGGCGCCCCATTCTCTTTCTTCATGGGGTCTGCTGTTGGTGTGCTGGTTCTCCTTCCTTTTCTCACTCAGTGATCTCCGACGATGACAGTTCATCCCATTGGCAGCCTGTCTGTCACCCAGGGGAGAGTCTGTGGTACAGTGGAGCAATGCACAGAAGAGGAGACAAAGTTAAAATGTGATGTATCTATTGTCCATGCATGGATATACAGGACACAGGCATCTGTATACAACTGGTTCAGTTAATAATGTAACAGTGTAGTATGATTGAGCTCAGGTTTGTTGATCCCTGGGGCGGAGTCTTACTACTCACGTATAGAGCCTGACATTGTGCGTCTCTTCCTGGGTGTCTCCTGGGAGCCAGCCTGCTTCTCTGAGGCCCGGGTTTGCATGCTGCCCCCAGAGGCATGCTCGCTGTCTGCATGGTAGTACTTGACGTGGTAGTGCAGGAGAGAGGCCTTCCGGAAGGACTTCAGACAGCCAGGGGCCTTGCACTTGAAGGGGTTGTGGTCCAGTTCAATGGAGAGGATTGGGGGCGGCTGGTTTTTGATGACTCGATACACTGGTAGAGATACAAGGAACAACATGTCATTtaatggaagtgtgtgtgtgtgtgtatgtgtgttaatgATGCTgtactcacatggctctctgctGTACTTGTGGGTGGTAGGCAGGTGGACTTGGCATTTCAGTATTGATTCTGTAAAGAGACATACAATAGATCAACTGTAGCCTTTTTTGGCACAGAGTTGACAGATCCCAAAATAAGTTCTCTCACATCTCAATGTAAGagctgggcctgtattcataaagcgccTCAGAGtcggagtgctgatctaggatcaggacccgCCTGTCCATGTTATGTtactcattatgatctaaaaggctaaatgtatcctagatcagcactcctacccgTATTCAAATAGTCAGAAGATGTAAGGACAGCTCATGAAGTCTCCTAAATACCTgcagataaaaaaataaaaataaactcttACTGTCATATTCATCTCCATCTCCTTGACCTATATCTGATGGGGCTTCGATGCCAGCGTCTGTGGGTGTCTGGGTGTTTGTCTGGTCTGGGGTTAATGCTGGGGACTCTGGGATGGAATCGGATCCTGCCTGCTTCTGAGACTGGCTGTTTCTGTCTGGAGGGGGACGGGCAGAGATGACAGGAGTTATAAACAAAGGACACACAGGGCTTTGAATGTCAGTAACAAGCAACAAGTCAGAGTAGATGCAGACCTTTACTTGTGTCTGGCCTTCTCCTCTTTGGTGGTGGCATCTGTCCAAGAGacaccctcctcttcctcagttCACGTTGACTTTCTGTAAACAACAAGAACCGAAAGGTCAGTGAGACTCTGCAGACATTCTCCCCACATTGTTGACTTCATCCACTTAACCATCAAGCACCAAGATACTGAACCTGTCCTAACACGCTCTAAGCAACGATTCAATGTAACTTTCTGGTTCTTCACAAAAGTGAAGCCATAAGCCAAGCTATCATCTTTTTTTCTGTTAGGACTTGAGAACAACCATGGGACACTTTCTATTTAAATCTAATGATTCTGCAATTTCAGGAGTTTTCCATTGTTTCACTTTCAAAGCTTTACAGTAACCTACATACCTTCAGAGGGTCGGTACCGGTTCCCCCTGGGCAGCTGGGGACTCTGTCCCGATGCACCCTCTTCTTTCTTCTCCCCCTGCTGTTGGGTACTGCGCATCACTCGCTCCCCTTCTACATTAACTTCTTCCCTTTTAGTTTGGACAACCTGCCCATTTTCCTTGGCTTGTGGCTCTTCTCTCTGCCCTCCTCCTGCCCCCTTTTCCCCCTCTTCTCCGTTTAGGTTCCCTTTCTGTCCACTGGTCTCAACGTTGCCATTCAGCGTTTtttcctctccatcttctcttctctcttcttcctctccgtTGCGCTCTCCATCCAGGTCTGAAGAGCCGTTTTTGGATTCGTCACTCACGGCTTTCCCGTTCTCCTTGGCTTTGTCTTTCCCACCGCTCTGCTCACTTTGagttctgtccctctccctggccTTCCCATTCTATTCACATAGAGACATAAAACTAAGGTAACCCCATCAACCATTCTCTCACACCACTATGAACTAACAATCACATGGAACTCTCACCTCTTTCTTATATGGCTTTACTTTGGTTGGCTTAAGAGTCTTGACTACTCCATCAAAAAACTTCACAGTGTAGGAAGCTGAAGAGAGAACATAAACATGGTCAGAATGTTTACCCAATGTAACTAGAATGCAATGCATTTCTGATTGACCACAATTCTGTCCAGTGGAAGTGTAGGACCCACCATCTCTTTTGACTTCCAGAACTTTAGCAGGATAGTAGCGGCAGTCTACCCAACAGGCCAAGACTTTCTCATTCACCCGAAACACCTACAAGGGAAAGAAAAGTTCATCACTGATAACCACCAATCTGATATTCACCGTCATGAAGTTTAACCGGAATTTGGGAGGTGTAATAATACGTTCTCTATGTGGTTGTTGCCTAATCAGTTTAATCATAGGCTTTCTGCGTTTACGTCTGGATATTGTCTAGGGTAACACCATTATGTCCGAGTCCTAGTCTCCCTCACCGGGCTGGGTCTTTTGTCCTGCAGACCCTCTCTCCTCAACTGGATCCTCTCCAGGGGCCTCAGGTAGGGGCTGGTCCAGTCAAACCACTCGTCATAGCGGTGGCTCCACTGACGGTAGTGGATCAGAACCTTCTCCTCCTCATAGTCTATCTTCTCTATGCTCGCCTGGTACCTGATTAGTAGAGAGTTAGGATGTTCAATAAGACTGATAATGGTAGACAAGAACAATAGGAAATGAACATTAGAAACTTGGCCTGTTGGACAGTGATCAGATGGAAATGACACTGACCAGTTCTTCAGGCTGTCGCGAGCCTCCAGCTGTGCTCCCACCTCAAAGGTGATCCCTCTTCTGTTGGGAGGAGTCTTGGTCATCATGGACACATTCAAGGCCTACCTGTGGGACAGCAGGACATAACATCAAACAGGAGACTAGCATTATGTCAAATCTCCACATGAACTGGCCACGACAACAAACCTGAGTCACCGCAGGAAGCTCATTGTCACACCAGCACAcgtcacattgtataatttcagcAGGAAAGCAAAAGTCTGGAGTTATGAAGATATCACATCTTTGAAGCACCATTTGCTGcaatcagtcaactgaaaaaGTACTATGTCTGTTCATCATCCAATTCACTAGGGCCAATTCAGTATCAACAGGTGTCTGTCTGATAGGCTAATGGTTGCAATCCAGCACCCCAATCTAGCAGAGCATCCATCTCCCTGGTCCTTCCGTCTCAGTAAACCTGCTGACTGGTGTCTCCTAATTACATAGAACTACTAATAGTGTTTAAGATGGGAGTGCATCAGTCCACGGACCCCAAACCAATCAAAATGTAtacggaacaaaaatataaaatccaACAATTAACCAAATTTCTCCAAGACAGCCCACAAGTACTGTCATTCAAGCCTGTCAAAAGCCTTCGCGGCATCTAGAGACAGCACACGGTGTGTCATGTATTACATGCACTAAAATCGACACACATTGTCAGCTGCAAGGCGACTTTTCATAACCTGACTGGTCCATGTGAATCAACTTATCCAAATACTTTTCCATCTGTAACGCCAATACTTTTTAATACAATTTTGGGTCAGAAATAATTAAAGATATCGGACGATAATTTGCACAATCTGTGTGATCTTTCCTTTGACAGCAGTGAGATTAACGCAGAGTTAGTAtgctcatatatatatatttgttttttacTTGATGATGGCCGAATGAATTGACTCCAATAATACTGGTCCTAAAATGCCCCAATTCCAGTGGAATGCCAACCGGGACAGGTGATTTACCCTTTTTAGCACCTTTCAGCGCTGACTCCAGTTCCTCTAATGAGATGGGTCGGCCCAGATCCGCAGATTGCTTCTCATCCAATACGGGCAAATCAAGATTATCTAGAAACTGCTTGCATTTGTCAGGCTCAAACTGGATAGAAGATTGATATAACTCCTGGTAAAAAATACTGAAATGTTGCATTAATTTCCTGTGTATCAGAAAGTAAGCCTTTAGATGGGGATTGAATAGATTCTATAGAAGTACAAGATTCACTTTGTTTCAATTTTAAAGGCTTGGTTTGCTCCCATTAAAATAATAATTCTGCCTCACTATGCATGATGAACTCAGCTCTCCTCCTTGATAAATCATTCAGATCCAGTTTAACCACCCACAAATCATTGCTGACATTATTTGAGTAATTCCTTTTCAGGTTCTGTTCAAGTGATCTTTTCTCCAATAACTTGATTCTGTGAGTCCTGGCTTTTTTGAGGTAAGAAGCAAAAGATGTAAAGTCTCTGATAAATCCTTTAGTAGCTATCCATGTAAACCTTGGATCCTCTACAGAGTCCTTTTTTTTGCTAAGAATTCAAATACTTTGGCTTGAAATTCAGCAATGAACAATTTGTTTTGAAGAAGGGTCGTATTAAAACGCTAACGTTTTGTTTTATTCACCTTAAAGCTCACACCCACTTGGGTAACCAGGGGATTATGATCTGAAAGAGTCGCAGGCAATATTTGTATTGGTGCGACGCACATACTTAGAGTACGCGATAATAGAAACATTCTAGAGTATGATTTGTGATATAAAGAAAGACAGGTATAATCTTTGATGCCCGGATTCTGAACTCACCACACATCAGATTGCATTCAACGCTAATGATGCTGATTGTTGGGCATGTGAAAAATGTTTGCGTGGATCTATCAAGCTTGAGATCGAAAACTGCATTCAATTCGTACTCTGAAAGTGATAACAATTATTTAGTAAGGCCAGGGAAAAAGCTGTCCTCAAAAACAGCGGGTGCATAGATAGACACAAATGCTACTTTCTTGCCATATATAGACATGCTAATGTAAGCTAAGCGGCCTGAAGAGTCCTTGCTAGTCTTTTCGATAACTAAAGTTACATTCCTTTTAATCAAAATAACCGCGCCTTTGGACTTAGAGGCTCCACTAGTCAAAGCAGCAACTTTATACACCTTATCCTGTAAGCGAGGGATATCTTCTACTCGCAGATGAGATTCCTGGATAAATGCAATATAAATATTTTAAAACGCTGCATTAAGTCTAAACAGTTCTTAATTTTCGCATTCAAAACACGGACATTCAGGCATAAGAGACCATAACAATCCTGACAATTACGAGTTGAACTGAAAGTGGTTAAGATTTACCTTCGATAAACAGTGAAATGTAACCGACGTCACGTTCCAACTTCAGCATACCTCCATTTCAATATCATTTAAACGTTAGGTAGTCCGATGATTGCTGCAAATCCATGGGTTCAAACTGTGAAAACATTACCATATTTTTATAATAATTCagtactaaataataataataataataatctaaatTAAAAAAAGCGTCCAAAATAAAGTGAACAGGATGAACCAGCCTCCAGCTCTGCTAGCCAGCTAATGTTAATCCTTAGCGCCAACAGTGAAGGAAAGCGTCCTCCATTTTCGGTCCCGGTACTAGGAGAAGTTCCTGTCCAACTAAATGTTAGCTAGCCGGTTAGCGGTATCTTTAACTCCCAGTTGCTCCAGTTTCATTCTGTGTCTCGTCATCCTGCTGTCAGGGCCCTTCCTCTGCATCCGTAAAGGAAAGCACTCTTTTTGTGGGGGGGGAGACTACTCCGAAATTCCTCTACCACTTTTGCAGAGGCGAAGGAGAGCTGCTCACTGTTGAAAGTAAGTCGCAGGGTGGCGGGATAGATCAGAAAAGAGGGTATGCCCTGCGAGTACAATTCCCTCTGGACCTCTGCGAAAGCATTCCTTCGCTGATTTGTGAAGGCACTATAGTCCGCATAAAAAGGTATGGTTCTCCAGGCATCTTGGAGGGGCGCATTCTTTCTTGCTTCATGCGTTCCTTGTAGAATAGCGTTGCGGTCTTGGTATCTGAGAACCTTGTAGACATTGGTCTGGGGGTTGTCCTTCTTTGCATTTTGGTTGTAGATCCTGTGGGCCCTTTCCATTTGAATCGGAGTAGTTCCAAGTGACAAAATCCATTTGGGAAGGATTTCTTGCAGGAAAGCAATTGCATCACCTCCCTCCCGGTTTGTAGCAATCCCCGTGACCCTCACGTTATTGCGTCTGTATTGATCCTCAAGCGACGCCATTTTGAACCACATCATCTCAAGTTCCAAAGTGCAGAGGTTCACATCCCTTTTTAGGCACCTTGCCTCAGTCTTAATGCAATCCACATTTTCTATTAGCGCTCGAACTGATCCATGTGGGTGGCCAACTTATCTTGCAAGGTAGCATCTTGTTCCTTCACTCCTTGAATTGCTGCACCAACAGCACGTGTAACCACCGCCTCCATCCGGTCTTGTTCAGCTAAACCTAGCGAAATGGTGTTACTAAAGCTAGCATCAGTAGTAACTTTGTTTTTCTGGCATTTAGTTGCCATTTTGGTGGGCGAACCCGTATGTTCCTTGACCCCAGACATTTCCACTGACGTTTAAACTAGAAAGTATAAAAAGTTGAAGTAGATAACCTGAATAAAATATAGAATGAGGAATTGTCGGCAGGAGTCTGACCATTGTGCTTGTAGGTCACGTGACCTTCACATCGCATGCTTTCTTGTGTGCAAAATGACAGTTGTGTACAGTGCAATCGggaagtattcagatcccttcactttttccacattttgttacgttacagactctaaaattgattgttcttttccctcattaatctacaaaCAATTCCCAATaaagatatttttgcaaatgtattaaaaataaacatttacataagtaatcagaccctttactcagtactttgttgaagcacctttggcagcgattacagccttgagtctttttgggtatgacgcaacaagcttggcacacctgaatttggagagtttctcccattcttctctgcagatacgctcaagctctcaggttggatggggagcgttgctgcacagctattttcaggtccctccagagatgttcgatcgggttcaagtccgggctctggctgggccactcaaggacattcagagacttgtcccgaagccactcctgtattgtcttggctgtgtgcttagggtcattgtcctgttggaaggtgaaccgtcggcccagtctgaggttctgagagctctggagcaggttttcatcaaggatttctctgtactttgctccgttcatctttcgctcgatcctgactagtctcccagtccctgccgctgaaaaacatccccacagcatgatgctgccaccaccatgcttcaccgtagggatggtgccaggtttcctccagacgtgacacttggcattcaggccaaagagttcaatcttggtatcatcaaatcgtgtttctcatggtcagagagtcctttgccaaaaagcacctaaactccaagcgggctgtcaagtgccttttactgaggagtggcttccgtctggccactctaccataaaggcctgattgatggagtgctgcaaagatggttgtccttctggaaggttctcccatctccacagaggaacgctggagctctgtcagagtgaccatcaggttcttggtcacctgccggaccaaggcccttctcccccgattgctcagtttggccgggcggccagctcttggaagagtcttggtggttccaaacgtcttccattgaagaatgatggaggccactgtgttcttggggaccttcaatgctgcagacattttttggtacccttccccagtcctgtctcggagctctacagacaattcctttgacctcatggcttggtttttgctctgacatgcactgtcaactgtgggaccttatatagacaggtgtgtgcctttccaaatcatgtccaatcaattgaatttaccacaggtggactccaatcaagttgtagaaacatcaagaattatcaatggaaacaggatgcacctgagctcaatttcgagtctcataggaaagggtctgaatacttaagtaaataaggtatttttgttttttatacatttgctaaaatctataaaaaccttttttcgctttgtcattatggggtactgtgtgtagattgctgaggaaaaacattaatttaatcaattttaggataaggctgtaacataaaatgtgggaaaagtgaaggggtctgaatacattccaaaTTCACTGTACATTTGAACAGCAGTAGGACAATCTACCTTATGTTGTTAGGGCTCTAAAGCAATACTAGTTGCCCCCCCATGGATTTAAAATTCCCCCTCAGGCATGTCATCCTGGAGCTGGGCCTGATGTAACCGCattgacagtcattgatctacaagtaaTTTTGCATGCTTGCGCTGACCAAGGCAAGGTaggcggcctgttcctgatcttgcACATCTACACTGCACCTTCAGCATTTTAAATGCTAAAATGGCTTGAGTGATATTAGGCTTcattagttgagtgacaacctaTGTAATTTGCTAGGTCGTTATCAATGTGctgttgaaaattgtgttttactGGAATAAAAGTATGCTACTGGAGACAACTCTGATTTGGATATAGGCTATCTGCTGAACGGggcttaaaatatattttattttaattgttcaggttcaccatcagcaatagttttgctttaaacaatcagtgtatatggtcatttttagatatacagggTAAAGTTGATCATTTCATAATGAGCAATCACCTTTGCGAGGCGCACTGCATGGccacagtgagagaaagagaagctCTCCGTAAACGTACAACCCGtcaaaaacatttgatttgaaatccaaagttgtgctatatattcattggctatgtcatagctaatttgtaaactataaatattgatacattactagctccaacacaatCTGACAAGTTAATTAGTGGGTGATAGTGATTTCAGAACCAAAGTGGGGAGACAGAAAACAGGCTACCCCCCCATATTGGACACCCATACTGTATAGCTAATTCTGACACTGATTTGTATCTGTGCATGTGTGGTCCTTAGCCATTTTGTATTGAAGCATTGACATGACTGGATTGAAATGAATTTTGAGGAATAGAAAGTAACAACATTCTGCTAGTATTTATAAAGCAGCAAATCACTCCAAAACTGGTCATGATAGTCCTGTATTGATTTTTAGGACATGCGCAGCATTGAGTACAAAAGTGACGCAAATGGCGCACAATGAGTTCCAATGTTGTTTACATTCTCAGAAGCTctaacaaaactgatttgaggaGAAAAAAATGCCATTAAATTATACTGCGCGGTTAAGGTGACGTTACATAACACTCATAGATTTATTCAAACGTGCTATCAAAAACAGTAACATTAGATCACAGATTTGGTAATTATCTGACTCAGCAAGCTCGCGGATGAAACGTGCGTGCAACGTCAGAACGGCCGCacaattctttcctttacaaatAAAACTTTCCTCATTAACCTCATAACGTAATTACGATGTAAAACAGTGAAAACCATATAATTATGTCAAAATAGAAAGGTAGACTCCGCGTTTTGCTAATGCAGCTGCCCCCGATGTCGAATGAACTCATTGGGTAGAAGCTGATGACAGATACTAAGATTGACATTTCATAGGACGCAGCCGCTGTCAATTAGCTATTTACTTTGCCGGGGCCTTGTAGACCTGCTTCTGCTGTACTGTCTACTTGCAGAGTAATAAGCAAGTAATCACCGCTCGAGAACACACCGAAAACTCTCCATATCTGAAGAAGAGTTGGCACATACAACAAACAAGAATAATCAATGCAATTAGATGCTTCGCTTCACTTGAGTTTAGCAACTTTTCTCTAACCAAATGATGTTGCTGTAACTAGCAAACGTTACATTAGCTAACAATACTCCATCATGAGACAGAACATTCCGCACGCGTGCGGACAACTTTAATATCCACAGAAGAATCATGTCCATCACCAAAACACTTGTAATTGTAGTTTAACATTTAAATGATACATTGTGTAAGACATTATACATATTTACATTACAAAGAAACAAGACGCTTACCTAGAGTTCCTTGTTGTTTCTTCTCGTGGATGAAGCCTACTTCACTTGCAAGTCCTGCCTTGGAGCAACGTGCTTCTCCGCCAACGCAGTTTGTTTCTCGTCCACACTGCGAGAGCACCGCCTCCGTTACTAAGTGGCGAACTTCTGCGCGTGCGCCACTGCTTTTGCCCCCTATCTGCCTCCTAGCTCAAGAACAAGAAGTGGATCTAGAATGTTCGATTTCTTTCTATTATGAAATGAAACTTTTTGGAGATAATTCAGATTTCCTTTAGGGGGGTTCACATTGCTTGCTCGCATTCTTTTTGtctcagaagagagagagagctagagagagaatataggCTACACAGTGATGATCCATA
This portion of the Coregonus clupeaformis isolate EN_2021a chromosome 24, ASM2061545v1, whole genome shotgun sequence genome encodes:
- the LOC121538352 gene encoding PHD finger protein 20 isoform X2, with the protein product MMTKTPPNRRGITFEVGAQLEARDSLKNWYQASIEKIDYEEEKVLIHYRQWSHRYDEWFDWTSPYLRPLERIQLRREGLQDKRPSPVFRVNEKVLACWVDCRYYPAKVLEVKRDASYTVKFFDGVVKTLKPTKVKPYKKENGKARERDRTQSEQSGGKDKAKENGKAVSDESKNGSSDLDGERNGEEEERREDGEEKTLNGNVETSGQKGNLNGEEGEKGAGGGQREEPQAKENGQVVQTKREEVNVEGERVMRSTQQQGEKKEEGASGQSPQLPRGNRYRPSEESQRELRKRRVSLGQMPPPKRRRPDTSKDRNSQSQKQAGSDSIPESPALTPDQTNTQTPTDAGIEAPSDIGQGDGDEYDKSILKCQVHLPTTHKYSREPLYRVIKNQPPPILSIELDHNPFKCKAPGCLKSFRKASLLHYHVKYYHADSEHASGGSMQTRASEKQAGSQETPRKRRTMSGSIHSPLGDRQAANGMNCHRRRSLSEKRKENQHTNSRPHEEREWGASETGEKIREKTERDFLNKQKKRKKKGRSKSDESDWSTVSAEWSDEYMEAELDVTTPMSEQNVSMVTKGSDIVRCVCEVEEENDFMIQCDECLCWQHGTCMGLFEHNVPDTYNCYICRDPPVQRQSQRYWYDRDWLSSGHMYGLSFLDENYSHQNGKKITATHQLLGDVHQVFEVLNGLQLKMSILQTQTHSDLKLWRQPWKQEEELGRSCSMATCRAPSPAANDRGEGGEALRATSVSAPSEKLKRVQMSPTSFQDSNASYISSEHCYQKPRAYYPAVEQRLVVETRGGSELEDSLRSTENLLEQCYGGPLDPDRAKLYPSSLLQDRAKIHPIALQPDKGLDLYKKLYVGMESEVEMRTEEAEPSTDIKPDPEKDNVLQWQINLLDHIEAMQNQVTHRMDLIEKELDVLESWLDYTGELEPPDPLTRLPQLKHRIRQMLTDLGTVQQISLCSSKT
- the LOC121538352 gene encoding PHD finger protein 20 isoform X1, with the translated sequence MMTKTPPNRRGITFEVGAQLEARDSLKNWYQASIEKIDYEEEKVLIHYRQWSHRYDEWFDWTSPYLRPLERIQLRREGLQDKRPSPVFRVNEKVLACWVDCRYYPAKVLEVKRDASYTVKFFDGVVKTLKPTKVKPYKKENGKARERDRTQSEQSGGKDKAKENGKAVSDESKNGSSDLDGERNGEEEERREDGEEKTLNGNVETSGQKGNLNGEEGEKGAGGGQREEPQAKENGQVVQTKREEVNVEGERVMRSTQQQGEKKEEGASGQSPQLPRGNRYRPSEESQRELRKRRVSLGQMPPPKRRRPDTSKDRNSQSQKQAGSDSIPESPALTPDQTNTQTPTDAGIEAPSDIGQGDGDEYDKSILKCQVHLPTTHKYSREPLYRVIKNQPPPILSIELDHNPFKCKAPGCLKSFRKASLLHYHVKYYHADSEHASGGSMQTRASEKQAGSQETPRKRRTMSGSIHSPLGDRQAANGMNCHRRRSLSEKRKENQHTNSRPHEEREWGASETGEKIREKTERDFLNKQKKRKKKGRSKSENTNGEENIGISLFNSTQSNPNLVSKFPLSHKHKLSYDSSPEHITDQVQEDDESDWSTVSAEWSDEYMEAELDVTTPMSEQNVSMVTKGSDIVRCVCEVEEENDFMIQCDECLCWQHGTCMGLFEHNVPDTYNCYICRDPPVQRQSQRYWYDRDWLSSGHMYGLSFLDENYSHQNGKKITATHQLLGDVHQVFEVLNGLQLKMSILQTQTHSDLKLWRQPWKQEEELGRSCSMATCRAPSPAANDRGEGGEALRATSVSAPSEKLKRVQMSPTSFQDSNASYISSEHCYQKPRAYYPAVEQRLVVETRGGSELEDSLRSTENLLEQCYGGPLDPDRAKLYPSSLLQDRAKIHPIALQPDKGLDLYKKLYVGMESEVEMRTEEAEPSTDIKPDPEKDNVLQWQINLLDHIEAMQNQVTHRMDLIEKELDVLESWLDYTGELEPPDPLTRLPQLKHRIRQMLTDLGTVQQISLCSSKT